A genomic region of Salinibacterium sp. NK8237 contains the following coding sequences:
- a CDS encoding TerC family protein: MEFSFAFTPDLIAVFLTLFVLEIVLGVDNVIFISILASKLPKDQQAKARNLGLTLAMLMRIILVLFAGWIITLKDEIFVIGELGFSWKDIILIAGGLFLVYKAVTEIHHKLEGDEEHSTGGGRKAVTFGSVIAQILVLDLVFSLDSVITAVGMTENLVIIITVVVLSFGIMLFAARFIFTFVNEHPTVKMLALSFLLLIGVFLIAEGFGVYIDKALIYAPMAFAILVEALNLIVAARRAKREERRQRPVGLRPRYADVDESIAVHTALEGRSSAGSVGLSKKPVEGSVDSEADGVRDERSGLG, from the coding sequence ATGGAATTCTCCTTCGCCTTTACGCCTGACCTCATTGCGGTCTTTCTCACACTCTTCGTTCTCGAAATTGTGCTCGGTGTCGACAACGTCATCTTCATTTCGATCCTCGCATCGAAACTGCCGAAAGATCAGCAGGCGAAGGCTCGCAACCTGGGCCTCACCCTCGCGATGCTCATGCGAATCATTCTCGTTCTGTTTGCGGGCTGGATCATCACATTGAAGGACGAAATTTTCGTCATCGGTGAGCTCGGATTCTCGTGGAAAGACATCATCCTCATTGCGGGTGGTCTCTTCCTCGTCTACAAGGCCGTCACGGAAATACACCACAAACTGGAAGGCGACGAAGAGCACAGCACTGGAGGTGGCAGGAAAGCAGTCACCTTCGGGTCGGTCATCGCGCAGATTCTGGTGCTCGACCTCGTCTTCTCGCTCGATTCCGTTATCACGGCAGTCGGTATGACAGAAAACCTCGTCATCATCATCACCGTGGTTGTGCTGTCGTTCGGAATCATGCTCTTCGCGGCCCGCTTTATCTTTACATTCGTCAACGAGCATCCAACAGTGAAAATGCTGGCCTTGTCGTTCTTGCTCCTCATTGGAGTCTTCTTGATCGCCGAGGGATTCGGGGTCTACATCGACAAAGCTCTCATCTACGCGCCGATGGCGTTCGCGATTCTGGTCGAAGCTCTCAACTTGATCGTTGCGGCCCGGCGAGCGAAACGCGAGGAGCGTCGCCAGCGCCCCGTGGGCCTGCGCCCGCGGTACGCCGATGTCGACGAGTCGATCGCGGTGCACACTGCTCTCGAGGGCCGTTCCAGCGCCGGGTCGGTCGGGCTGTCAAAGAAGCCCGTTGAGGGATCCGTAGATTCTGAAGCTGACGGCGTTCGCGATGAGCGCTCGGGTCTCGGATAG
- a CDS encoding GntR family transcriptional regulator, which produces MDSNEEVTVVEETTRHTLRARLRELVASTEVGKSLPSERDLSARWGVARMTIRRAVDALVAEGLVERRHGSGTYVTPQPFVRLLGLTSFSQDMRDRGLEPGARLLAYRVAPADAAISTQLHISAGDPVVSFTRLRLGSGEAMAVETVWIPQALVPGINGSDLGGSLYELLSSRYRIAPGAANVSIEPVLPDERVRELLTISENQACLRIRMVDSDARGNIIMIANCFYRGDKYQLTAQVSGGAFSAEQPRNN; this is translated from the coding sequence ATGGACTCTAATGAGGAGGTGACAGTTGTCGAGGAAACCACCAGGCACACCTTGAGAGCACGCCTACGAGAACTCGTAGCGTCGACCGAGGTAGGCAAGAGTCTGCCTAGCGAACGCGACTTGAGCGCCCGTTGGGGCGTTGCTCGCATGACCATCCGTCGCGCCGTTGATGCTCTCGTTGCCGAGGGACTGGTCGAACGACGCCACGGTTCCGGCACCTACGTCACCCCTCAGCCCTTCGTTCGCCTGCTCGGGCTCACTTCGTTCTCTCAAGACATGCGTGACCGCGGTCTCGAACCGGGCGCCCGCCTTCTTGCTTACCGAGTGGCGCCGGCGGATGCCGCAATCTCCACTCAGCTGCACATCTCTGCTGGTGACCCTGTGGTCAGCTTCACTCGCCTGCGTTTGGGCAGTGGCGAAGCAATGGCGGTAGAAACGGTCTGGATTCCCCAAGCGCTCGTTCCCGGAATCAACGGCAGCGACCTCGGGGGTTCGCTCTACGAACTTCTGAGTAGCCGCTATCGCATCGCCCCTGGCGCCGCGAACGTGTCGATCGAGCCAGTGCTGCCTGATGAACGAGTGCGCGAGTTGCTCACCATCTCCGAAAACCAGGCCTGCCTGCGCATCCGGATGGTGGACTCTGATGCCCGCGGAAACATCATCATGATCGCCAATTGCTTCTACCGCGGCGACAAGTACCAGCTGACGGCTCAAGTTTCGGGCGGTGCTTTCTCGGCCGAACAGCCGCGGAACAACTAA
- a CDS encoding Gfo/Idh/MocA family protein translates to MILPNSTATPLRGGPTLRWGVLAPGGIATDWVAAMHANTDQRVVAVASRSADRAAEFAKKHGIERSYGSYDQLVADPEVDIIYVAAPNVFHRPLALLAISAGKHVLIEKPLGIDAADARVIVDAARAAGVFAMEAMWTRFLPQTTIIAQLLAEGELGDLKVVTADFGANFGAPAGQPVFDPTMGGGSLRDIGIYPVWFSQFVLGAPSAAVATGRMLASGVDGQAAMILDHATGAQAVLHTTMQADTPTEARISGTRARVEVRTPFYAPNGFAVVRDHERTEFTDSTGLRGREGLAFQTTAIAQHIADGRTEAPEHPLDTSLTVLRTLDGLRAQIEAMG, encoded by the coding sequence GTGATTCTGCCTAACTCCACTGCAACGCCGCTCCGGGGCGGCCCAACACTGCGTTGGGGTGTCCTTGCCCCGGGGGGTATCGCCACCGATTGGGTTGCCGCGATGCACGCCAACACCGATCAGCGAGTGGTAGCCGTCGCGTCACGTTCTGCGGACCGCGCCGCTGAGTTCGCTAAGAAGCACGGCATCGAGCGCAGCTATGGCAGCTATGACCAGCTGGTGGCCGACCCCGAGGTCGACATCATCTACGTTGCCGCGCCGAACGTTTTTCATCGGCCGCTGGCGTTGCTCGCCATTTCAGCAGGCAAGCACGTGCTCATCGAGAAGCCGCTCGGCATTGATGCCGCTGATGCTCGCGTGATTGTGGATGCCGCCCGTGCCGCAGGCGTGTTCGCCATGGAAGCCATGTGGACTCGCTTCTTGCCGCAGACGACGATCATCGCGCAGCTGCTCGCCGAAGGGGAGCTCGGCGATCTGAAAGTTGTCACCGCCGACTTCGGGGCCAACTTTGGCGCCCCCGCCGGCCAGCCCGTGTTCGACCCGACCATGGGCGGTGGCTCGCTGCGCGACATTGGCATCTATCCCGTCTGGTTCTCTCAGTTCGTGCTCGGCGCTCCCAGCGCAGCGGTGGCAACGGGGCGGATGCTCGCGAGCGGCGTTGATGGGCAGGCGGCGATGATTCTCGACCACGCCACCGGTGCCCAGGCTGTGTTGCACACGACCATGCAGGCCGACACCCCCACGGAGGCCCGCATCAGCGGCACCCGTGCTCGCGTTGAAGTGCGTACTCCGTTTTATGCGCCGAACGGTTTCGCGGTCGTGCGCGATCACGAACGCACCGAGTTCACTGACAGCACGGGTTTGCGTGGTCGTGAGGGACTCGCTTTTCAGACGACGGCGATTGCCCAGCACATTGCGGATGGCCGCACCGAAGCCCCCGAGCATCCGCTCGACACATCACTTACCGTGCTGCGTACGCTTGACGGGCTGCGCGCGCAGATCGAAGCGATGGGCTAA
- a CDS encoding mandelate racemase/muconate lactonizing enzyme family protein yields the protein MKITGYRCLSSVHNWGRPVGDVNGFVASGITEFPIVLLETDVGITGVGTGSHRDLDQIFPAIEGQDPRAVSALYDRMLAQVFKSGHGGATFGGIGTFDMALWDIKAKALGEPLWRLLGARDKFVPGYASGLDIALDDDALSSFYVGMAERGYTAGKLKGGRDHEDDIRRLTLVEDALSINARKPGLMLDANESWNLKQAERFMAKIEDELDLTWIEEPLRRWDAAGHARLSRSIRAAVATGENLTGLEQYSQLFDLGGIDIVQVGSVWGITHFLRVAHAAHSRNLPVSPVGLTLNSALAAAAASVPNHLTAEVQDVNAPFGVTIDQEFIDGGIVVGDTPGVGVSIDEEAIAAQATTHAGWLAPGGPHVRSERAGLRLVGE from the coding sequence ATGAAGATTACCGGCTACCGCTGCCTCAGCAGCGTCCACAACTGGGGGCGTCCCGTTGGCGACGTGAACGGCTTCGTCGCCTCGGGAATCACCGAATTTCCCATCGTTCTGCTCGAAACTGACGTTGGCATCACGGGTGTTGGTACCGGTTCCCACCGCGACCTCGACCAGATCTTCCCCGCCATCGAAGGCCAAGACCCCCGTGCGGTATCGGCCCTGTATGACCGGATGCTCGCCCAAGTCTTCAAATCAGGCCACGGTGGAGCCACTTTCGGCGGCATCGGCACCTTCGACATGGCGCTGTGGGACATCAAAGCAAAAGCCCTCGGCGAGCCGCTCTGGCGATTGCTCGGAGCGCGCGACAAATTCGTGCCCGGCTACGCCTCGGGCCTCGACATTGCGCTCGACGATGATGCACTCTCGAGCTTCTACGTCGGCATGGCAGAGCGAGGCTACACCGCCGGAAAACTGAAGGGTGGGCGCGACCATGAGGATGACATCCGTCGCCTCACGCTTGTCGAAGACGCCCTCAGCATCAATGCTCGCAAGCCCGGGCTCATGCTCGATGCAAATGAATCGTGGAACCTGAAACAGGCCGAACGTTTCATGGCAAAAATCGAAGATGAGCTCGACCTCACTTGGATTGAAGAGCCCTTGCGCCGCTGGGACGCCGCTGGTCACGCTCGCTTGAGCCGCTCCATCCGCGCCGCTGTCGCTACCGGCGAGAACCTGACCGGGCTCGAACAGTATTCGCAGCTCTTCGATCTCGGCGGCATCGACATTGTGCAGGTCGGCAGCGTCTGGGGGATCACCCACTTCTTGCGGGTCGCGCACGCCGCACACAGCCGCAACCTGCCGGTGAGCCCGGTGGGCCTCACTCTCAATTCCGCGCTTGCTGCTGCCGCGGCATCCGTGCCCAACCACCTCACTGCCGAAGTGCAAGACGTGAACGCGCCCTTCGGTGTCACGATCGATCAAGAGTTCATCGATGGCGGAATCGTCGTCGGAGACACCCCCGGTGTCGGAGTATCGATCGACGAAGAGGCCATCGCGGCGCAGGCGACAACCCATGCAGGATGGTTGGCTCCCGGCGGCCCTCATGTGCGCTCCGAACGTGCAGGGCTGCGGCTCGTCGGTGAATAG
- a CDS encoding heme oxygenase (biliverdin-producing), giving the protein MAVIPFSQALRERTWSSHGDSEGADFMKDLMTGKGTREDYIALVAQHYFIYEAIEAAADHFASNPVAAPFITSQLTRLPAIEADLEFLIGADWRDQIAPLPTAAAYAARVREVAAQDWAGGFIAHHYTRYLGDLSGGQVIRTIMQRQFGFETNGVGFYLFDEIAKPKEFKNTYRDQLDAVEWDDAERDRVIDEVLVAYKFNTDLFIDLSRAKAAA; this is encoded by the coding sequence GTGGCTGTAATTCCTTTCTCGCAAGCACTTCGCGAGCGCACCTGGTCGAGCCACGGAGACAGCGAAGGTGCTGACTTCATGAAAGACCTCATGACGGGAAAGGGAACTCGCGAGGACTACATCGCGTTGGTGGCACAGCACTACTTCATCTACGAAGCGATTGAAGCGGCCGCCGACCACTTCGCCAGCAACCCCGTTGCCGCGCCCTTCATCACGTCGCAGCTCACGCGCCTGCCCGCAATCGAAGCAGACCTCGAGTTTCTGATTGGTGCCGACTGGCGCGACCAGATCGCTCCGCTCCCCACTGCCGCTGCCTATGCGGCCCGCGTGCGCGAAGTTGCTGCCCAAGACTGGGCTGGCGGATTCATCGCCCACCACTACACCCGCTACCTCGGCGATCTCTCGGGTGGGCAGGTGATCCGCACCATCATGCAGCGCCAGTTTGGTTTCGAAACCAACGGCGTCGGCTTCTACCTCTTCGATGAGATTGCGAAGCCCAAAGAGTTTAAAAACACGTACCGCGACCAGCTAGATGCTGTCGAGTGGGATGACGCTGAACGCGACCGAGTCATTGACGAAGTGCTCGTTGCGTACAAGTTCAACACCGACCTGTTCATCGACCTGTCGCGCGCGAAAGCGGCCGCCTAG
- a CDS encoding DUF4383 domain-containing protein yields the protein MTRSPNRMLGATVGAFFALIGMLGFFRTSGIEFFATEGALLANIFSVNGFQNVVHIVVGAALVLAALANRATARAVNSALGFGFLVLGFAGLLLVGSEYNILALNSADNALHFAGAVILLLVGIGADKRATGVSA from the coding sequence ATGACTCGATCACCCAACCGCATGCTCGGAGCCACCGTCGGAGCATTCTTCGCACTCATCGGCATGCTCGGATTTTTTCGTACCAGCGGCATCGAATTCTTCGCGACGGAGGGTGCGCTTCTGGCCAACATCTTCAGCGTGAACGGATTCCAGAACGTTGTCCACATCGTGGTCGGTGCAGCCCTCGTGCTCGCCGCACTCGCCAACCGTGCGACCGCCCGAGCCGTCAACTCCGCTCTTGGCTTCGGCTTTCTCGTGCTCGGCTTTGCTGGTCTGCTGCTCGTCGGCTCGGAATACAACATCCTTGCCCTCAATTCGGCTGACAACGCATTGCACTTCGCGGGCGCCGTCATCCTTCTTTTGGTTGGCATCGGTGCCGACAAGCGCGCTACCGGAGTCAGTGCCTAA
- a CDS encoding N-acetyltransferase, which translates to MSQIRPAGPYDLPGTYRVCLQTADAGADGSALYENPDLLGHIYVGPYLVGAPDLAFVIADELGVAGYVLGAADTRQFEAWQEREWWPVLRDQYPATAGDSLDDELISHLHTPVTAPAGVVADYPAHLHIDLLPRAQGQGLGRTMLETLFEALRARGVRGIHLEVGEDNHNAIAFYRHLGFTELARGADSICLGMELS; encoded by the coding sequence ATGAGTCAGATTCGGCCTGCGGGTCCCTACGATCTTCCCGGCACCTACCGAGTCTGTCTTCAGACAGCGGATGCCGGGGCTGATGGGAGCGCTCTCTACGAGAATCCCGACCTTCTTGGCCACATTTACGTTGGTCCGTATTTGGTCGGTGCGCCCGATCTCGCATTCGTGATCGCGGACGAACTCGGAGTCGCCGGCTACGTTCTTGGCGCCGCAGACACGCGCCAGTTTGAGGCGTGGCAAGAGCGTGAGTGGTGGCCGGTATTGCGCGACCAGTACCCCGCGACGGCGGGTGATTCGCTCGACGACGAACTCATCTCGCACCTTCACACTCCGGTCACAGCGCCCGCGGGTGTCGTTGCCGACTATCCAGCGCACCTCCACATCGATCTTCTGCCGCGCGCTCAAGGGCAGGGCCTCGGGCGAACGATGCTCGAGACACTGTTCGAGGCGCTGCGCGCTCGCGGAGTGCGCGGCATCCATCTCGAGGTTGGCGAAGACAATCACAACGCCATCGCGTTCTACCGCCACCTTGGTTTCACAGAACTTGCTCGGGGCGCCGACTCGATTTGTCTGGGAATGGAACTGTCGTGA